A region of Mesorhizobium sp. AR02 DNA encodes the following proteins:
- a CDS encoding aminoglycoside phosphotransferase family protein, with protein sequence MDGKLTIDTALVSRLVAAQFPQWRDLAVRPVEFGGWDNRTFHLGDEMTVRLPSAAAYSLQVAKEHRWLPRLAPLLPLPIPVPLAMGMPAEGYPWHWSVYDWIEGETAKRARIADLSKFAADLAGFLTALKRVDPTGGPAPGQHNFFRGGPLTVYDGEARQAITALGNRIDASAASAVWEAALAATWQGPPVWFHGDVASGNLLVEDGRLSAVIDFGTSGVGDPSCDLAIAWTLFQGESREVFRAGIAVDDAAWARGRGWAQWKALITVAGHTDNQAEVEKSRHVINEVMADHRKWA encoded by the coding sequence ATGGACGGCAAGCTCACCATCGATACGGCTTTGGTCAGCCGGTTGGTCGCCGCGCAATTCCCCCAGTGGAGGGATCTTGCCGTCAGGCCGGTCGAGTTCGGCGGATGGGACAACAGGACCTTTCATCTCGGCGACGAGATGACCGTGCGGCTGCCAAGCGCGGCCGCCTATTCGCTCCAAGTGGCGAAAGAACATCGCTGGCTGCCGAGACTGGCGCCGCTTTTGCCACTGCCCATTCCCGTACCGCTGGCAATGGGCATGCCGGCCGAGGGCTATCCCTGGCATTGGTCCGTCTATGACTGGATCGAGGGCGAGACGGCAAAGCGAGCGCGCATCGCCGATCTGTCGAAATTCGCCGCGGATCTGGCCGGGTTCCTGACTGCGTTGAAACGCGTCGACCCGACCGGCGGCCCGGCGCCCGGCCAGCACAACTTCTTTCGCGGCGGACCACTGACTGTTTATGACGGCGAGGCAAGGCAAGCGATCACCGCACTCGGCAATCGCATCGATGCCAGTGCGGCGAGTGCCGTTTGGGAAGCAGCCCTTGCCGCGACCTGGCAGGGACCGCCCGTCTGGTTCCATGGCGATGTTGCCTCGGGAAATCTGCTCGTCGAGGACGGCCGCTTGAGCGCCGTGATCGACTTCGGCACGTCAGGCGTCGGCGATCCCTCATGCGACCTCGCGATCGCCTGGACCCTGTTCCAAGGCGAGAGCAGGGAGGTTTTCCGCGCCGGCATCGCCGTTGATGACGCGGCCTGGGCACGCGGACGTGGCTGGGCGCAGTGGAAGGCACTGATCACCGTCGCTGGACATACGGACAATCAGGCCGAGGTCGAAAAATCCCGGCATGTGATCAACGAAGTGATGGCCGATCACAGGAAATGGGCGTGA
- the era gene encoding GTPase Era: MERGMTDIETAEAPATHSGFVALIGAPNAGKSTLVNQLVGAKVSIVTHKVQTTRAIVRGIATHDNAQIVFVDTPGIFKPKRRLDTAMVTTAWGGAKDADIVLLLIDAERGIRGDADAILERLKDVRQPMALILNKVDRVKHETLLALSAAANEKVPFKRTFMVSALTGSGCKDLLDYLAQALPAGPWYYPEDQISDLPMRQLAAEITREKLYLRLHQELPYSSHIETEKWEEKPDGSVRIDQTIYVERDSQKKIVLGHKGETIRAIGQAARMEIAGILEQKVHLFLFVKVRENWGDDPERYREMGLEFPH; the protein is encoded by the coding sequence CGTCGCGCTGATCGGCGCGCCGAATGCGGGTAAGTCGACGCTGGTCAACCAATTGGTCGGCGCCAAGGTATCGATCGTCACCCACAAGGTGCAGACGACCCGTGCCATCGTGCGCGGCATCGCCACGCATGACAATGCGCAGATCGTCTTCGTCGACACACCGGGCATCTTCAAGCCCAAGCGGCGCCTCGACACGGCGATGGTGACCACCGCCTGGGGTGGCGCCAAGGATGCCGATATCGTGCTGCTGCTGATCGATGCCGAGCGTGGCATCCGGGGCGATGCCGATGCCATCCTCGAACGGCTGAAGGACGTGCGCCAGCCGATGGCGTTGATCCTCAACAAGGTCGACCGTGTCAAGCACGAGACGCTTCTGGCCCTGTCCGCGGCAGCGAACGAGAAAGTGCCGTTCAAGCGCACCTTCATGGTCTCTGCGCTGACCGGCTCCGGCTGCAAGGACCTGCTCGACTATCTGGCGCAGGCGCTGCCGGCCGGCCCCTGGTATTATCCGGAAGACCAGATCTCGGACCTGCCGATGCGCCAGCTGGCGGCCGAGATCACCCGCGAAAAACTCTATCTCAGGCTGCATCAGGAATTACCCTATTCCTCGCATATCGAAACCGAGAAATGGGAAGAGAAGCCGGACGGCTCGGTGCGCATCGACCAGACCATCTATGTCGAGCGCGACAGCCAGAAGAAGATCGTGCTTGGCCATAAGGGCGAAACCATCCGCGCCATCGGCCAGGCAGCACGTATGGAAATAGCAGGCATCCTCGAGCAGAAGGTGCATCTGTTCCTGTTCGTGAAGGTGCGTGAGAACTGGGGTGATGACCCCGAGCGGTATCGCGAGATGGGTCTCGAATTCCCGCATTAA